The nucleotide window GTATAGACAGGATTTCCCTATAAAAGTAATAAGATAAGGAAAAAGAGGTGATCTCTTGGTCATCTTTTTTGTATGCAGATTTGAAATGAAATCAGAGGGTGAAACTGTAAATTACTAAAGTGGTTCTGTACACATTGCGTATACTTTAACAAAATCATTATATAAAAGTAGTTATATATGTGCTTTAGCACAAGCATTTATGGACAAGTTGCATGTAATAATAATATCTCATAAGGAAGGAGGCTATATATGAAACGTAAACATACGGACTGTAAAGCATATCTAACTCGAGTTGCTTGTCCTCAGCCAGGACCACAAGGGCCACCCGGACCACCCGGACCACCCGGACCGCCATTTGCTCCTAATTATGGACAGGTGTATAACAATGCAGATCAAACGGTTCCAGCCAATACAGATGTTACATTTAATTCAAACGGCATTTTGTTAGGGATTACGCATACACCTGGAACAGCTAGTATTTTAGTGCAAGTTGGGGGAACGTATTTGGTTACTTATTCGGTACTAACTACAACAAATTCTCCAAGCGCTTCTTTAGGCTCTGCTTATGCCATTGCCGTTAATACAGTTGTACAAGCGGCTTCCAGATACGGCCAATCAGTACAAGCAGGTCCTCAAAACCAAGATAAGTTATTAACAGGTTCTGCAATAGTAACCATACCTGATAATGCGTCTGTCACTTTGCGAAATATCGGCACAACACAAGATGTATTGACGGCAACGGAAGATGGTGTCAATGTAGTAAATGCTTCTGTGTCGCTGATTAGACTTAGCTAGAAAACGGCCCATAGATGGGCTGTTTTTAAATTCTAATAAAACAGAATTTGAAAATTAGCTAATGCTTTATATTCGGTGTCATTTCAGATTTGTAGTGTTTGCTGCGATATGGAGGTTAAGCCTAGTAACAACTATATTTGCCGATATACAATTATGTGGTAGTCTCGTATACATACTAGCACCATTGACATGAAAATGAACACTCGTTAACATTAGATCATAGTAGCAACTTACGTTTATATGAATAAAAGGCAGGTTACCCAAATGAACCATTTAGCTGTAGATTTAGATCCGTCCAGTACGAAACATAAAATTTTAGTGACTTCGATTGAACTGTTTTCCCGCAAAGGCTACTCGGCTGTTTCCGTAAGGGAGATTACAAAGGCTGTGGGCGTAAAGGAAAGCTCTTTGTACAATCACTTCAAATCAAAAGAAGACATTTTGCAGATGATTTATGATATGTTTCAAACACAGCATAGAAAGGCATTGCCTGATGTAAGCTTATTGCCTATGATTGTGAAAAAGCAGTCTGTTGAGCAGTTTTTAACAGCGGGCGTGCAAAACTTTAAGGATTCTGTTCAAGTCAATTTACATGAGAAAATGTGGCGTATTGTAAGCATCGAGCAATTTCGGGATCAACGTGCGCGCGACATTGTTGTCAATCAAATCTACGGAAAAACAATCGAATTTTTAGAAGTGGCTTTTAAAGCATTTATGACTGAAAACAAAATTAAAGAACAGGATGCACGCCAGCTTGCAATCGAGTATCAATATCCTGTGTTCACTATGATGATGGAATTTATGCTACTTCGCTACGATAACAAGGACACAGCAGAAGTAGAGCAAAAAATGCAGCAGCATGTAACGTTTTTCCTGCATTATTTAGAACGCTAACCACCTATAGAGGTATAGGTGGTTTTTGATTTGTGCTCTGTAAAAGCTCGTTGTTAATGTTCGTCCGTTAAGGGGGCGCTTTCCTTAGGAAGTTGCCTGGAGTGTCTCTCTTTAACATCTTTCACGCCAATCAAAAATCAGACTGTAATACAGCCTGTTTTTTACAAAATCATACAAATATATGGAAAAACATAAATGTATATGATAAGATACACTCAAAACTAACTAACATTAGTTAGTTAAAAACATCTTTAAAAAAGATTGACGCATACTGTAGGGGGGTATAGTATATTGTGTAAGGGGAGGAAAATATCATGGAACATGTTCAAATGGTTACTTCGCTTCAACAAGATCATGCTAAGGAGAAGCTGATGGGTACGATAAACAGGCTAATATAACAGAAACAGGGTGTTACAGGGAGGGACATACAATGAGTGAAAAGTTAGAAGAAGTACATTTAGATATAACAGGCATGACCTGTGCGGCATGCGCACTTCGTATTGAAAAGAAATTAAATAAGGTGGATGGTGTTGAACAGGCAAACGTCAACTTTGCTTTGGAAAAGTCCACAATCTCTTTCAATCCAGATAAAACAAATATTCAACAGTTTGAGCAAGCGATTGAAAAATTAGGCTATAGCGTAATTCATGAAAAAGCAGAGTTTCGTATTGCTGGTATGACATGCGCCGCTTGTGCGAATCGAATTGAAAAAGGTTTAAACCGGATGTCGGGTGTTGTAAGTGCCACTGTCAACTTTGCACTAGAAACCGCTATGGTCGAATATTATCCATCAAAGGTCACAACTAAGGATCTTATAGATAAAGTGAAAAAGCTTGGGTATGACGCCACGCTTAAAGAAGACCAAGGAAGTGAGATAGATCAGCGCGAGCAGGAAATCCAAACGCAAAAAGGAAAATTCCTGTTTTCCCTCATCTTGTCCCTGCCGCTTTTATGGGCGATGGTAAGTCACTTTTCGTTTACTTCCTTTATCTATTTGCCGGAAATGTTTATGAATCCGTGGGTGCAATTTTTGTTAGCCACGCCTGTACAATTTGTTGTCGGAAAACAATTTTATGTCGGCGCATACAAGGCGTTACGCAATAAAAGCGCCAATATGGATGTGTTAGTGGCACTCGGAACATCTGCCGCCTATTTTTATAGCTTGTATCTATCCGTCCGCTCAATTGGTTCTGATGGTCATATGGTGGAATTGTATTACGAAACGAGCGCCGTTCTCATTATGCTGATTATTCTCGGAAAGCTGTTTGAGGCAAACGCAAAAGGCAAATCCTCAGAAGCAATAAAAAAACTGATGGGGCT belongs to Ectobacillus sp. JY-23 and includes:
- a CDS encoding TetR/AcrR family transcriptional regulator — encoded protein: MNHLAVDLDPSSTKHKILVTSIELFSRKGYSAVSVREITKAVGVKESSLYNHFKSKEDILQMIYDMFQTQHRKALPDVSLLPMIVKKQSVEQFLTAGVQNFKDSVQVNLHEKMWRIVSIEQFRDQRARDIVVNQIYGKTIEFLEVAFKAFMTENKIKEQDARQLAIEYQYPVFTMMMEFMLLRYDNKDTAEVEQKMQQHVTFFLHYLER